The genomic region CTGGTTCCGGCGGGTATCCAGATCGGTACCGGTGTTCGTCCTTCCACAGTTTCCATGGAGCTGACGCAGGGCGCCCTGAATCCGACCGAGGCGGAGCTGGATCTTGCGATCGACGGCTCGGGGTATTTCGAAATCACGCTTCCATCCGGTGAGTCGGCTTACACGCGTGATGGCAAGTTCAACCGCGGGCAGGACGGTCAGATCGTGACCATGGACGGTTTTCCGCTAACGGACGGGATCATCATTCCGGACGATGCGCAAAAGATCTCCATCAGTCGTGACGGTGAAGTCGTTGCCTATTTCGAAGGCGTGACGGAAGGCCAGGCCATCGGGAACATTCAACTCGTCCGTTTCGTGAACGAGAAGGGTCTGGAAGCGATGGGGGACAACTTGTTCCGTGAAACGCAGGCGTCTGGCACACCGACGCAGCTTGTTCCGGGAACCGAGGGCGCAGGCTTCATTCGTCAGGGTTTTCTGGAAGGCTCCGGCGTTGATGTCGTCAAGGAGATCTCCGAGCTGATCGAGGCCCAGCGTGGGTACGAGCTGAATTCCAAAGTGATCACCGCATCCGATGAAATGCTCGCCGCAACGACGAGGGTGAAGTAATCATGATGTCCATTCTCGCGCTCAGCTTCGGAATGATGACGGCTTTTGCCGGCTCATCTTCTCTCGTAGCGGCAGAAGTGATCCGCGCCGGCGATCCGATCACTGCATACAATGCAACGACCGAAGATGGCGGGAACGCTTCCGGAGATCCGTTGGTCGGCCGCGAAGTGCTGCGGACAGTTTATGCCGGTAAGCCGATCACCTTTGAGAATACGCGGGCGCCTATGGTCGTCCGGCGTAATCAGGTCGTCTCAGTCAGATACATCAAGGGTGGACTGGAGATCACGGCGTCCGGCCGGGCCTTGGGAGACGCGGGCGTCAATGAGCCCGTGACGGTCTTGAACCAGCAATCAAAGCAAATGGTGCAGGGCATCGTTCAGGAAAGCGGGTGGGTATTGGCACAATGAAGAATTTTATCTCGACGGCAATTCTCGCGACCGCGGCAACAGCCTGCGCAGGTTCTCCTCTGTCGGATCCAAAACCCGAACCGGTTCCGCTTTATGCCGGGCCATGGGCTGGGGCAGGGGTCGACATGAACGCGGTCACTGAACCCAACCCGTCACTTTGGGCAACGTCTCCGAACGCGTTGCTCAGCATGCGCCGTGCAAAGGCCGTGGGTGACCTGCTGACGGTCGTTGTAGAAATGGATGACCAGGCAAGCCTCAAAAGTTCTCTGTCCCGCAGCAGCGGGTCGAGCGAGGACATGAGTATCGATGCGCTCCTCGGGCTGCCGGACATTCTGAACAATGCCTTGCCTGGCTCGGCCAGCGTCTCTCCGGCGATCGACTTCCAGCGTAATTCGAACATGGCCGGCAATGGCGCGGTCAACCGGGCTGAAAAAGTGACGTTTACACTTGCGGCGCGTGTTGTTGGTGTCGAACCCAACGGGAACTTAATCATTCAGGGGTATCAGCAGACACGGGTCAGTAACGAGATCCGATATCTGAGCGTCTCGGGCGTCATTCGCGCCCAGGACATTACCCGGACCAACACTGTAACGTATGACAAGATCGCCGATGCCCAGCTTTCCTATGTCAATCAGGGTGACACAACCGGTCCCAACGGGCGCAAGGCCGTGCCGAAATTCCTCGACAAGGTGTTGCCTTTCTAGAGGTGGGAGACCGGCATGAAGCATGTCATCTCTGCGGTGGTTGCGGTCGTTTGCATTCTTGTCGGCGGCATCACGGGACATTTTGTGAAAACCGGCCTGACCGCGGCGGCGGGCACGAGTGCGCATGAGTCTGATGCCAAACCTGCTGATTCCCATGGCGGGGCAGATGCCCATGGGGGTGAAAAGAAAAAGGATTCCCACGGAGCGAAGAAAGACTCCTCAGGGCATGGCGGCGGCGGCCATGGTGGTGGCGGTGCGACCGGCGATGTCGTCTATTTCAAGTTCACCCGTGAATTCATTGTGCCGATCATGCATGACCGCAAGGTCGAAAGCCTTGTGATCCTGAACATCAATCTGGAAGCCGACTCCAGCATTTCCCAGAAACTGTTCTCAATGGAACCCAAGGTCCGGGACAACATCATGACCACGCTGATCGAGCTCAGCAATGATGGCCGGACGTTTGAAAACATGACGGATGTCGAGAGCTACGAGACCATCCGGGCCATGGTCTTGCTGAACCTGCAGAAAGCCGTTCCGTCCGGCATCCAGAACGTCCTGATCGTGGATATTGCGCAACAGGACCTCTGATCCCCGGAAAGGGCAGTGACGCTGCGCGCGCTTAACGGCTGTACTTTTCGACGTTTGCCATTTCGGTCGTCAGGTTCAGCGATGTCTCAAGCAGCATCGTCCCGTTCTCATCAGCGGTAACGCCGGTCACAGTACCGATCAGGCGGGGGGAAGTCGTCCGCTGAAGTTCACCGTCCTTGTACATCTGGATTTCAAGTTGGTAGACGCCGTCTTCGGCGAGCTGGTCTCCATTGGAGGTTTCGCCATTCCAGGTGTACTGGCTCGCTTCCGGGTCCAGCGTCTTCGACCAGATTTCGTTGCCGTTTGAATCCCGCACCTTCAGCAAGGTTTCATGGGTCGATTCTGGAATGTCCACGACGAAGTCCACCCCTTCACCCGCGTAGGGTGCCCAGGATGTATCGACAGCGACCGTTTCCCCGAGCCACTGACCGGCGAGAATGCTGGAATGGAGGCCGCCGATCATGCCAGCGATACTTTCCAGGTGCGTGTTCGAGGCGACCTGCTGTTCCAGCGTCGAAAAGGTCGCAAGCTGGTCGACGAACTGCGTCGAGTCCATTGGAGACAATGGGTCCTGGTTCCTGATCTGCGCAGTCAGAAGTTTGATGAAGGCATTGAATTCACTGCCGATTGTCTGGGTTGTGGCGCCTGAAACGTCGGACATGGGAAGATCCTTACAGTCTTATATCGATACCGCCGCTCGCTGTGCGGGCAGGGCGGATTGAGTCTGCGGTCATATGCGCAGCAGTGAGAAGGGACGGTTCAGCCGTGAGGCCATCATTGTCGAACAGGCTGCCGGCCCCGGGCGTTTGGGATTGCTGATGACCGGATTGTTGCTGCTGGAACGTCATGTTCTGGCCTGACAGCCCGTTGCGTTCCAGCGCCTGGGTAAGTTCGAAATGCATGAGGCGTAGCTGCCTCAGCGCTTCCGGAGATTCGCCTGTCACAGTGATATGCTGTATTCCGTGTGCGTCGAACTTGAAGTCGATCGACACGCGGCCAAGCTCTGGCGGATCGAGCTGTACAGTGATCCTTTCCGGCGTGTCGTTCGGTGAAGAGACCGCATCCGTGATAATTTTCACTGTCTCGGCCGGGCTGGCTGT from uncultured Hyphomonas sp. harbors:
- the flgA gene encoding flagellar basal body P-ring formation chaperone FlgA; the protein is MMSILALSFGMMTAFAGSSSLVAAEVIRAGDPITAYNATTEDGGNASGDPLVGREVLRTVYAGKPITFENTRAPMVVRRNQVVSVRYIKGGLEITASGRALGDAGVNEPVTVLNQQSKQMVQGIVQESGWVLAQ
- the flgG gene encoding flagellar basal-body rod protein FlgG; translation: MKSLQIAATGMAAQQMRVDVISNNIANMSTAAYRPRSAEFSDLVYQQYLTPGTSTSQVGTLVPAGIQIGTGVRPSTVSMELTQGALNPTEAELDLAIDGSGYFEITLPSGESAYTRDGKFNRGQDGQIVTMDGFPLTDGIIIPDDAQKISISRDGEVVAYFEGVTEGQAIGNIQLVRFVNEKGLEAMGDNLFRETQASGTPTQLVPGTEGAGFIRQGFLEGSGVDVVKEISELIEAQRGYELNSKVITASDEMLAATTRVK
- a CDS encoding flagellar basal body L-ring protein FlgH encodes the protein MNAVTEPNPSLWATSPNALLSMRRAKAVGDLLTVVVEMDDQASLKSSLSRSSGSSEDMSIDALLGLPDILNNALPGSASVSPAIDFQRNSNMAGNGAVNRAEKVTFTLAARVVGVEPNGNLIIQGYQQTRVSNEIRYLSVSGVIRAQDITRTNTVTYDKIADAQLSYVNQGDTTGPNGRKAVPKFLDKVLPF
- a CDS encoding flagellar hook capping FlgD N-terminal domain-containing protein, which translates into the protein MSDVSGATTQTIGSEFNAFIKLLTAQIRNQDPLSPMDSTQFVDQLATFSTLEQQVASNTHLESIAGMIGGLHSSILAGQWLGETVAVDTSWAPYAGEGVDFVVDIPESTHETLLKVRDSNGNEIWSKTLDPEASQYTWNGETSNGDQLAEDGVYQLEIQMYKDGELQRTTSPRLIGTVTGVTADENGTMLLETSLNLTTEMANVEKYSR